From the genome of Neomonachus schauinslandi chromosome 5, ASM220157v2, whole genome shotgun sequence, one region includes:
- the NCAPH2 gene encoding condensin-2 complex subunit H2 isoform X8 has translation MEDVEARFAHLLQPIRDLTKNWEVDVAAQLGEYLEELDQICISFDEGKTTMNFIEAALLIQGSACVYSKKVEYLYSLVYQALDFISGKKRAKQLSSVRENGANGDTSSTAPQEVEDQFLSLDDLPDSRANVDLRNDLPPREVLIVPLLPMALVAPDEMEKNVSPLCSCQGEVLASRKDFRMNTSTPHPRGAFMLEPVGVSPMETLMPRNQKEPERAEEQPMEVSVCSPVPVVNVSQEPGASPEGPMPGGGGEDEDAEGAAELPEATAPEGPQEPQEPRSPQQSAAQPSPCVLREREEPAPLMKETPDPWQSLDPFDSLDSKPFKKGRPYSVPPCVEEVPGQKRKRKGATKLQDFHQWYLAAYADHADSRRSRRKGPSFADMEVLYWKHVKEQLETLRKLQRREMAERWLPRPEEGLWPVEDQLEDSLEDLGTADDFLEPEEYAEPQEAKPGEAAELEAMPVSLSYEELVRRNVELFIATSQKFVQETELSQRIRDWEDTIQPLLQEQEQHVPFDIHTYGDQVVSRFSQLNQWCPFAELVAGQPAFEVCRSMLASLQLANDYTVEITQQPGLEAAVDTMSLRLLTHQRAHKRFQTYAAPSMAQP, from the exons ATGGAGGACGTGGAGGCGCGCTTCGCCCACCTGCTGCAGCCCATCCGCGACCTCACTAAGAACTGGGAGGTGGACGTGGCGGCCCAGCTGGGCGAGTATCTAGAGGAG CTGGACCAGATCTGCATTTCTTTTGACGAGGGGAAAACCACAATGAACTTCATTGAGGCAGCGCTGTTGATCCAGGGGTCTGCTTGTGTCTACAGTAAGAAG GTGGAATACCTCTACTCGCTGGTCTACCAGGCTCTCGATTTCATCTCTGGCAAGAA GCGGGCCAAGCAGCTCTCCTCGGTGCGGGAAAATGGGGCCAATGGGGACACCAGCTCCACGGCTCCCCAGGAGGTGGAGGACCAG TTCCTGTCGCTGGATGACCTCCCTGACTCCCGTGCTAATGTGGATCTGAGGAATGACCTGCCCCCCCGT GAGGTCCTCATCGTCCCTCTCCTGCCCATGGCCCTTGTGGCCCCTGATGAGATGGAGAAGAATGTCAGCCCCCTGTGCAG CTGTCAGGGGGAGGTCCTGGCCAGCCGGAAGGATTTTAGGATGAATACgtctaccccccaccccagaggagccTTCATGTTGGAGCCAGTGGGCGTCTCCCCCATGGAGACACTGATGCCAAGGAATCAGAAGG AGCCTGAGAGGGCTGAGGAGCAGCCAATGGAAGTCTCTGTGTGCAGTCCTGTCCCTGTGGTCAACGTCTCCCAGGAGCCAG GTGCCTCTCCAGAAGGCCCAATGCCtggaggtggtggtgaggatgaggaTGCAGAGGGGGCAGCAGAGCTCCCTGAAGCCACAGCCCCCGAGGGCCCTCAGGAGCCCCAGGAACCCAGGAGCCCGCAGCAG AGTGCTGCCCAGCCTAGTCCCTGCGTGCTACGGGAGCGAGAGGAGCCAGCACCCCTGATGAAG GAGACTCCGGACCCCTGGCAGAGCCTGGACCCCTTTGACTCCCTGGACTCTAAGCCCTTCAAGAAAG GTAGGCCTTACTCCGTGCCCCCCTGCGTGGAGGAGGTTCCAGGACAGAAGCGCAAGAGGAAGGGTGCCACCAAGCTGCAGGACTTCCACCAGTGGTACCTGGCTGCCT ATGCTGACCACGCTGACAGCAGGAGGTCCCGGCGAAAGGGCCCGTCCTTTGCAG ACATGGAGGTCCTGTACTGGAAGCACGTGAAGGAGCAATTGGAGACTCTCCGGAAGCTTCAGAGGCGGGAG ATGGCCGAGCGGTGGCTGCCGAGGCCTGAGGAAGGGCTGTGGCCTGTGGAGGACCAGCTGGAGGACTCCCTGGAGGATCTGGGGACAGCAG ATGACTTCCTAGAGCCTGAGGAGTATGCAGAGCCTCAGGAGGCAAAGCCTGGGGAAGCTGCAGAACTGG AGGCCATGCCAGTGTCCCTGAGCTATGAGGAGCTGGTCCGAAGGAATGTG GAGCTCTTCATCGCCACCTCTCAGAAGTTCGTCCAGGAGACAGAACTGAGCCAGCGCATCAGGGACTGGGAGGACACTATCCAGCCCCTGCTCCAAGAGCAG GAACAGCATGTGCCCTTTGACATCCATACCTATGGGGACCAGGTAGTCTCAAGGTTCAGCCAGCTCAACCAGTGGTGTCCCTTTGCGGAGCTAGTTGCTGGCCAGCCTGCCTTCGAGGTGTGTCGTTCCATGCTGGCGTCCCTGCAGCTG GCCAACGACTACACGGTGGAGATCACCCAGCAGCCGGGGCTGGAGGCGGCCGTGGACACCATGTCCCTGAGACTACTCACGCACCAGCGGGCCCACAAGCGCTTCCAGACCTATGCTGCCCCCTCCATGGCCCAGCCCTGA
- the NCAPH2 gene encoding condensin-2 complex subunit H2 isoform X7, whose amino-acid sequence MEDVEARFAHLLQPIRDLTKNWEVDVAAQLGEYLEELDQICISFDEGKTTMNFIEAALLIQGSACVYSKKVEYLYSLVYQALDFISGKKRAKQLSSVRENGANGDTSSTAPQEVEDQFLSLDDLPDSRANVDLRNDLPPREVLIVPLLPMALVAPDEMEKNVSPLCSCQGEVLASRKDFRMNTSTPHPRGAFMLEPVGVSPMETLMPRNQKEPERAEEQPMEVSVCSPVPVVNVSQEPGASPEGPMPGGGGEDEDAEGAAELPEATAPEGPQEPQEPRSPQQSAAQPSPCVLREREEPAPLMKETPDPWQSLDPFDSLDSKPFKKGRPYSVPPCVEEVPGQKRKRKGATKLQDFHQWYLAAYADHADSRRSRRKGPSFADMEVLYWKHVKEQLETLRKLQRREMAERWLPRPEEGLWPVEDQLEDSLEDLGTAADDFLEPEEYAEPQEAKPGEAAELEAMPVSLSYEELVRRNVELFIATSQKFVQETELSQRIRDWEDTIQPLLQEQEQHVPFDIHTYGDQVVSRFSQLNQWCPFAELVAGQPAFEVCRSMLASLQLANDYTVEITQQPGLEAAVDTMSLRLLTHQRAHKRFQTYAAPSMAQP is encoded by the exons ATGGAGGACGTGGAGGCGCGCTTCGCCCACCTGCTGCAGCCCATCCGCGACCTCACTAAGAACTGGGAGGTGGACGTGGCGGCCCAGCTGGGCGAGTATCTAGAGGAG CTGGACCAGATCTGCATTTCTTTTGACGAGGGGAAAACCACAATGAACTTCATTGAGGCAGCGCTGTTGATCCAGGGGTCTGCTTGTGTCTACAGTAAGAAG GTGGAATACCTCTACTCGCTGGTCTACCAGGCTCTCGATTTCATCTCTGGCAAGAA GCGGGCCAAGCAGCTCTCCTCGGTGCGGGAAAATGGGGCCAATGGGGACACCAGCTCCACGGCTCCCCAGGAGGTGGAGGACCAG TTCCTGTCGCTGGATGACCTCCCTGACTCCCGTGCTAATGTGGATCTGAGGAATGACCTGCCCCCCCGT GAGGTCCTCATCGTCCCTCTCCTGCCCATGGCCCTTGTGGCCCCTGATGAGATGGAGAAGAATGTCAGCCCCCTGTGCAG CTGTCAGGGGGAGGTCCTGGCCAGCCGGAAGGATTTTAGGATGAATACgtctaccccccaccccagaggagccTTCATGTTGGAGCCAGTGGGCGTCTCCCCCATGGAGACACTGATGCCAAGGAATCAGAAGG AGCCTGAGAGGGCTGAGGAGCAGCCAATGGAAGTCTCTGTGTGCAGTCCTGTCCCTGTGGTCAACGTCTCCCAGGAGCCAG GTGCCTCTCCAGAAGGCCCAATGCCtggaggtggtggtgaggatgaggaTGCAGAGGGGGCAGCAGAGCTCCCTGAAGCCACAGCCCCCGAGGGCCCTCAGGAGCCCCAGGAACCCAGGAGCCCGCAGCAG AGTGCTGCCCAGCCTAGTCCCTGCGTGCTACGGGAGCGAGAGGAGCCAGCACCCCTGATGAAG GAGACTCCGGACCCCTGGCAGAGCCTGGACCCCTTTGACTCCCTGGACTCTAAGCCCTTCAAGAAAG GTAGGCCTTACTCCGTGCCCCCCTGCGTGGAGGAGGTTCCAGGACAGAAGCGCAAGAGGAAGGGTGCCACCAAGCTGCAGGACTTCCACCAGTGGTACCTGGCTGCCT ATGCTGACCACGCTGACAGCAGGAGGTCCCGGCGAAAGGGCCCGTCCTTTGCAG ACATGGAGGTCCTGTACTGGAAGCACGTGAAGGAGCAATTGGAGACTCTCCGGAAGCTTCAGAGGCGGGAG ATGGCCGAGCGGTGGCTGCCGAGGCCTGAGGAAGGGCTGTGGCCTGTGGAGGACCAGCTGGAGGACTCCCTGGAGGATCTGGGGACAGCAG CAGATGACTTCCTAGAGCCTGAGGAGTATGCAGAGCCTCAGGAGGCAAAGCCTGGGGAAGCTGCAGAACTGG AGGCCATGCCAGTGTCCCTGAGCTATGAGGAGCTGGTCCGAAGGAATGTG GAGCTCTTCATCGCCACCTCTCAGAAGTTCGTCCAGGAGACAGAACTGAGCCAGCGCATCAGGGACTGGGAGGACACTATCCAGCCCCTGCTCCAAGAGCAG GAACAGCATGTGCCCTTTGACATCCATACCTATGGGGACCAGGTAGTCTCAAGGTTCAGCCAGCTCAACCAGTGGTGTCCCTTTGCGGAGCTAGTTGCTGGCCAGCCTGCCTTCGAGGTGTGTCGTTCCATGCTGGCGTCCCTGCAGCTG GCCAACGACTACACGGTGGAGATCACCCAGCAGCCGGGGCTGGAGGCGGCCGTGGACACCATGTCCCTGAGACTACTCACGCACCAGCGGGCCCACAAGCGCTTCCAGACCTATGCTGCCCCCTCCATGGCCCAGCCCTGA
- the NCAPH2 gene encoding condensin-2 complex subunit H2 isoform X5 — translation MEDVEARFAHLLQPIRDLTKNWEVDVAAQLGEYLEELDQICISFDEGKTTMNFIEAALLIQGSACVYSKKVEYLYSLVYQALDFISGKKRAKQLSSVRENGANGDTSSTAPQEVEDQFLSLDDLPDSRANVDLRNDLPPREVLIVPLLPMALVAPDEMEKNVSPLCSCQGEVLASRKDFRMNTSTPHPRGAFMLEPVGVSPMETLMPRNQKEPERAEEQPMEVSVCSPVPVVNVSQEPGASPEGPMPGGGGEDEDAEGAAELPEATAPEGPQEPQEPRSPQQSAAQPSPCVLREREEPAPLMKETPDPWQSLDPFDSLDSKPFKKGRPYSVPPCVEEVPGQKRKRKGATKLQDFHQWYLAAYADHADSRRSRRKGPSFADMEVLYWKHVKEQLETLRKLQRREMAERWLPRPEEGLWPVEDQLEDSLEDLGTAADDFLEPEEYAEPQEAKPGEAAELEAEAMPVSLSYEELVRRNVELFIATSQKFVQETELSQRIRDWEDTIQPLLQEQEQHVPFDIHTYGDQVVSRFSQLNQWCPFAELVAGQPAFEVCRSMLASLQLANDYTVEITQQPGLEAAVDTMSLRLLTHQRAHKRFQTYAAPSMAQP, via the exons ATGGAGGACGTGGAGGCGCGCTTCGCCCACCTGCTGCAGCCCATCCGCGACCTCACTAAGAACTGGGAGGTGGACGTGGCGGCCCAGCTGGGCGAGTATCTAGAGGAG CTGGACCAGATCTGCATTTCTTTTGACGAGGGGAAAACCACAATGAACTTCATTGAGGCAGCGCTGTTGATCCAGGGGTCTGCTTGTGTCTACAGTAAGAAG GTGGAATACCTCTACTCGCTGGTCTACCAGGCTCTCGATTTCATCTCTGGCAAGAA GCGGGCCAAGCAGCTCTCCTCGGTGCGGGAAAATGGGGCCAATGGGGACACCAGCTCCACGGCTCCCCAGGAGGTGGAGGACCAG TTCCTGTCGCTGGATGACCTCCCTGACTCCCGTGCTAATGTGGATCTGAGGAATGACCTGCCCCCCCGT GAGGTCCTCATCGTCCCTCTCCTGCCCATGGCCCTTGTGGCCCCTGATGAGATGGAGAAGAATGTCAGCCCCCTGTGCAG CTGTCAGGGGGAGGTCCTGGCCAGCCGGAAGGATTTTAGGATGAATACgtctaccccccaccccagaggagccTTCATGTTGGAGCCAGTGGGCGTCTCCCCCATGGAGACACTGATGCCAAGGAATCAGAAGG AGCCTGAGAGGGCTGAGGAGCAGCCAATGGAAGTCTCTGTGTGCAGTCCTGTCCCTGTGGTCAACGTCTCCCAGGAGCCAG GTGCCTCTCCAGAAGGCCCAATGCCtggaggtggtggtgaggatgaggaTGCAGAGGGGGCAGCAGAGCTCCCTGAAGCCACAGCCCCCGAGGGCCCTCAGGAGCCCCAGGAACCCAGGAGCCCGCAGCAG AGTGCTGCCCAGCCTAGTCCCTGCGTGCTACGGGAGCGAGAGGAGCCAGCACCCCTGATGAAG GAGACTCCGGACCCCTGGCAGAGCCTGGACCCCTTTGACTCCCTGGACTCTAAGCCCTTCAAGAAAG GTAGGCCTTACTCCGTGCCCCCCTGCGTGGAGGAGGTTCCAGGACAGAAGCGCAAGAGGAAGGGTGCCACCAAGCTGCAGGACTTCCACCAGTGGTACCTGGCTGCCT ATGCTGACCACGCTGACAGCAGGAGGTCCCGGCGAAAGGGCCCGTCCTTTGCAG ACATGGAGGTCCTGTACTGGAAGCACGTGAAGGAGCAATTGGAGACTCTCCGGAAGCTTCAGAGGCGGGAG ATGGCCGAGCGGTGGCTGCCGAGGCCTGAGGAAGGGCTGTGGCCTGTGGAGGACCAGCTGGAGGACTCCCTGGAGGATCTGGGGACAGCAG CAGATGACTTCCTAGAGCCTGAGGAGTATGCAGAGCCTCAGGAGGCAAAGCCTGGGGAAGCTGCAGAACTGG AAGCAGAGGCCATGCCAGTGTCCCTGAGCTATGAGGAGCTGGTCCGAAGGAATGTG GAGCTCTTCATCGCCACCTCTCAGAAGTTCGTCCAGGAGACAGAACTGAGCCAGCGCATCAGGGACTGGGAGGACACTATCCAGCCCCTGCTCCAAGAGCAG GAACAGCATGTGCCCTTTGACATCCATACCTATGGGGACCAGGTAGTCTCAAGGTTCAGCCAGCTCAACCAGTGGTGTCCCTTTGCGGAGCTAGTTGCTGGCCAGCCTGCCTTCGAGGTGTGTCGTTCCATGCTGGCGTCCCTGCAGCTG GCCAACGACTACACGGTGGAGATCACCCAGCAGCCGGGGCTGGAGGCGGCCGTGGACACCATGTCCCTGAGACTACTCACGCACCAGCGGGCCCACAAGCGCTTCCAGACCTATGCTGCCCCCTCCATGGCCCAGCCCTGA
- the NCAPH2 gene encoding condensin-2 complex subunit H2 isoform X4 translates to MEDVEARFAHLLQPIRDLTKNWEVDVAAQLGEYLEELDQICISFDEGKTTMNFIEAALLIQGSACVYSKKVEYLYSLVYQALDFISGKKRAKQLSSVRENGANGDTSSTAPQEVEDQFLSLDDLPDSRANVDLRNDLPPREVLIVPLLPMALVAPDEMEKNVSPLCSCQGEVLASRKDFRMNTSTPHPRGAFMLEPVGVSPMETLMPRNQKEPERAEEQPMEVSVCSPVPVVNVSQEPGASPEGPMPGGGGEDEDAEGAAELPEATAPEGPQEPQEPRSPQQSAAQPSPCVLREREEPAPLMKTPDPWQSLDPFDSLDSKPFKKGRPYSVPPCVEEVPGQKRKRKGATKLQDFHQWYLAAYADHADSRRSRRKGPSFADMEVLYWKHVKEQLETLRKLQRREMAERWLPRPEEGLWPVEDQLEDSLEDLGTAADDFLEPEEYAEPQEAKPGEAAELEAEAMPVSLSYEELVRRNVELFIATSQKFVQETELSQRIRDWEDTIQPLLQEQVRGWAKLWLRSRDSPAACLDFAPGSCSSSSQEQHVPFDIHTYGDQVVSRFSQLNQWCPFAELVAGQPAFEVCRSMLASLQLANDYTVEITQQPGLEAAVDTMSLRLLTHQRAHKRFQTYAAPSMAQP, encoded by the exons ATGGAGGACGTGGAGGCGCGCTTCGCCCACCTGCTGCAGCCCATCCGCGACCTCACTAAGAACTGGGAGGTGGACGTGGCGGCCCAGCTGGGCGAGTATCTAGAGGAG CTGGACCAGATCTGCATTTCTTTTGACGAGGGGAAAACCACAATGAACTTCATTGAGGCAGCGCTGTTGATCCAGGGGTCTGCTTGTGTCTACAGTAAGAAG GTGGAATACCTCTACTCGCTGGTCTACCAGGCTCTCGATTTCATCTCTGGCAAGAA GCGGGCCAAGCAGCTCTCCTCGGTGCGGGAAAATGGGGCCAATGGGGACACCAGCTCCACGGCTCCCCAGGAGGTGGAGGACCAG TTCCTGTCGCTGGATGACCTCCCTGACTCCCGTGCTAATGTGGATCTGAGGAATGACCTGCCCCCCCGT GAGGTCCTCATCGTCCCTCTCCTGCCCATGGCCCTTGTGGCCCCTGATGAGATGGAGAAGAATGTCAGCCCCCTGTGCAG CTGTCAGGGGGAGGTCCTGGCCAGCCGGAAGGATTTTAGGATGAATACgtctaccccccaccccagaggagccTTCATGTTGGAGCCAGTGGGCGTCTCCCCCATGGAGACACTGATGCCAAGGAATCAGAAGG AGCCTGAGAGGGCTGAGGAGCAGCCAATGGAAGTCTCTGTGTGCAGTCCTGTCCCTGTGGTCAACGTCTCCCAGGAGCCAG GTGCCTCTCCAGAAGGCCCAATGCCtggaggtggtggtgaggatgaggaTGCAGAGGGGGCAGCAGAGCTCCCTGAAGCCACAGCCCCCGAGGGCCCTCAGGAGCCCCAGGAACCCAGGAGCCCGCAGCAG AGTGCTGCCCAGCCTAGTCCCTGCGTGCTACGGGAGCGAGAGGAGCCAGCACCCCTGATGAAG ACTCCGGACCCCTGGCAGAGCCTGGACCCCTTTGACTCCCTGGACTCTAAGCCCTTCAAGAAAG GTAGGCCTTACTCCGTGCCCCCCTGCGTGGAGGAGGTTCCAGGACAGAAGCGCAAGAGGAAGGGTGCCACCAAGCTGCAGGACTTCCACCAGTGGTACCTGGCTGCCT ATGCTGACCACGCTGACAGCAGGAGGTCCCGGCGAAAGGGCCCGTCCTTTGCAG ACATGGAGGTCCTGTACTGGAAGCACGTGAAGGAGCAATTGGAGACTCTCCGGAAGCTTCAGAGGCGGGAG ATGGCCGAGCGGTGGCTGCCGAGGCCTGAGGAAGGGCTGTGGCCTGTGGAGGACCAGCTGGAGGACTCCCTGGAGGATCTGGGGACAGCAG CAGATGACTTCCTAGAGCCTGAGGAGTATGCAGAGCCTCAGGAGGCAAAGCCTGGGGAAGCTGCAGAACTGG AAGCAGAGGCCATGCCAGTGTCCCTGAGCTATGAGGAGCTGGTCCGAAGGAATGTG GAGCTCTTCATCGCCACCTCTCAGAAGTTCGTCCAGGAGACAGAACTGAGCCAGCGCATCAGGGACTGGGAGGACACTATCCAGCCCCTGCTCCAAGAGCAGGTGAGGGGTTGGGCCAAGCTCTGGCTGAGAAGTAGGGACTCCCCTGCTGCCTGCCTTGATTTTGCCCCAggatcttgctcctcctcctcgcAGGAACAGCATGTGCCCTTTGACATCCATACCTATGGGGACCAGGTAGTCTCAAGGTTCAGCCAGCTCAACCAGTGGTGTCCCTTTGCGGAGCTAGTTGCTGGCCAGCCTGCCTTCGAGGTGTGTCGTTCCATGCTGGCGTCCCTGCAGCTG GCCAACGACTACACGGTGGAGATCACCCAGCAGCCGGGGCTGGAGGCGGCCGTGGACACCATGTCCCTGAGACTACTCACGCACCAGCGGGCCCACAAGCGCTTCCAGACCTATGCTGCCCCCTCCATGGCCCAGCCCTGA
- the NCAPH2 gene encoding condensin-2 complex subunit H2 isoform X2, with product MEDVEARFAHLLQPIRDLTKNWEVDVAAQLGEYLEELDQICISFDEGKTTMNFIEAALLIQGSACVYSKKVEYLYSLVYQALDFISGKKRAKQLSSVRENGANGDTSSTAPQEVEDQFLSLDDLPDSRANVDLRNDLPPREVLIVPLLPMALVAPDEMEKNVSPLCSCQGEVLASRKDFRMNTSTPHPRGAFMLEPVGVSPMETLMPRNQKEPERAEEQPMEVSVCSPVPVVNVSQEPGASPEGPMPGGGGEDEDAEGAAELPEATAPEGPQEPQEPRSPQQSAAQPSPCVLREREEPAPLMKETPDPWQSLDPFDSLDSKPFKKGRPYSVPPCVEEVPGQKRKRKGATKLQDFHQWYLAAYADHADSRRSRRKGPSFADMEVLYWKHVKEQLETLRKLQRREMAERWLPRPEEGLWPVEDQLEDSLEDLGTADDFLEPEEYAEPQEAKPGEAAELEAEAMPVSLSYEELVRRNVELFIATSQKFVQETELSQRIRDWEDTIQPLLQEQVRGWAKLWLRSRDSPAACLDFAPGSCSSSSQEQHVPFDIHTYGDQVVSRFSQLNQWCPFAELVAGQPAFEVCRSMLASLQLANDYTVEITQQPGLEAAVDTMSLRLLTHQRAHKRFQTYAAPSMAQP from the exons ATGGAGGACGTGGAGGCGCGCTTCGCCCACCTGCTGCAGCCCATCCGCGACCTCACTAAGAACTGGGAGGTGGACGTGGCGGCCCAGCTGGGCGAGTATCTAGAGGAG CTGGACCAGATCTGCATTTCTTTTGACGAGGGGAAAACCACAATGAACTTCATTGAGGCAGCGCTGTTGATCCAGGGGTCTGCTTGTGTCTACAGTAAGAAG GTGGAATACCTCTACTCGCTGGTCTACCAGGCTCTCGATTTCATCTCTGGCAAGAA GCGGGCCAAGCAGCTCTCCTCGGTGCGGGAAAATGGGGCCAATGGGGACACCAGCTCCACGGCTCCCCAGGAGGTGGAGGACCAG TTCCTGTCGCTGGATGACCTCCCTGACTCCCGTGCTAATGTGGATCTGAGGAATGACCTGCCCCCCCGT GAGGTCCTCATCGTCCCTCTCCTGCCCATGGCCCTTGTGGCCCCTGATGAGATGGAGAAGAATGTCAGCCCCCTGTGCAG CTGTCAGGGGGAGGTCCTGGCCAGCCGGAAGGATTTTAGGATGAATACgtctaccccccaccccagaggagccTTCATGTTGGAGCCAGTGGGCGTCTCCCCCATGGAGACACTGATGCCAAGGAATCAGAAGG AGCCTGAGAGGGCTGAGGAGCAGCCAATGGAAGTCTCTGTGTGCAGTCCTGTCCCTGTGGTCAACGTCTCCCAGGAGCCAG GTGCCTCTCCAGAAGGCCCAATGCCtggaggtggtggtgaggatgaggaTGCAGAGGGGGCAGCAGAGCTCCCTGAAGCCACAGCCCCCGAGGGCCCTCAGGAGCCCCAGGAACCCAGGAGCCCGCAGCAG AGTGCTGCCCAGCCTAGTCCCTGCGTGCTACGGGAGCGAGAGGAGCCAGCACCCCTGATGAAG GAGACTCCGGACCCCTGGCAGAGCCTGGACCCCTTTGACTCCCTGGACTCTAAGCCCTTCAAGAAAG GTAGGCCTTACTCCGTGCCCCCCTGCGTGGAGGAGGTTCCAGGACAGAAGCGCAAGAGGAAGGGTGCCACCAAGCTGCAGGACTTCCACCAGTGGTACCTGGCTGCCT ATGCTGACCACGCTGACAGCAGGAGGTCCCGGCGAAAGGGCCCGTCCTTTGCAG ACATGGAGGTCCTGTACTGGAAGCACGTGAAGGAGCAATTGGAGACTCTCCGGAAGCTTCAGAGGCGGGAG ATGGCCGAGCGGTGGCTGCCGAGGCCTGAGGAAGGGCTGTGGCCTGTGGAGGACCAGCTGGAGGACTCCCTGGAGGATCTGGGGACAGCAG ATGACTTCCTAGAGCCTGAGGAGTATGCAGAGCCTCAGGAGGCAAAGCCTGGGGAAGCTGCAGAACTGG AAGCAGAGGCCATGCCAGTGTCCCTGAGCTATGAGGAGCTGGTCCGAAGGAATGTG GAGCTCTTCATCGCCACCTCTCAGAAGTTCGTCCAGGAGACAGAACTGAGCCAGCGCATCAGGGACTGGGAGGACACTATCCAGCCCCTGCTCCAAGAGCAGGTGAGGGGTTGGGCCAAGCTCTGGCTGAGAAGTAGGGACTCCCCTGCTGCCTGCCTTGATTTTGCCCCAggatcttgctcctcctcctcgcAGGAACAGCATGTGCCCTTTGACATCCATACCTATGGGGACCAGGTAGTCTCAAGGTTCAGCCAGCTCAACCAGTGGTGTCCCTTTGCGGAGCTAGTTGCTGGCCAGCCTGCCTTCGAGGTGTGTCGTTCCATGCTGGCGTCCCTGCAGCTG GCCAACGACTACACGGTGGAGATCACCCAGCAGCCGGGGCTGGAGGCGGCCGTGGACACCATGTCCCTGAGACTACTCACGCACCAGCGGGCCCACAAGCGCTTCCAGACCTATGCTGCCCCCTCCATGGCCCAGCCCTGA